One window of the Magnetococcales bacterium genome contains the following:
- a CDS encoding (deoxy)nucleoside triphosphate pyrophosphohydrolase has translation MCHRRSNQGTLVEKIALKPLLLVCAALLRGAGGRILLTRRRPETHMGSCWEFPGGKLHPGESPEMALVREIREEVGLDIVDPEPWTFVSHPYDDFHLLMPVFSCRQWSGTPQPLEVADLGWFHLEEMARLPFPPADWPLVEKLKAEEIRSASCQKKP, from the coding sequence ATGTGCCACAGACGCTCCAACCAAGGCACCCTGGTGGAAAAAATTGCTTTGAAACCCTTATTGCTGGTCTGTGCAGCCTTGTTGCGGGGTGCGGGTGGACGGATTCTGCTCACCCGGCGGCGTCCCGAAACCCATATGGGCTCCTGTTGGGAGTTCCCTGGCGGCAAACTCCACCCCGGGGAGAGTCCCGAAATGGCATTGGTGCGGGAAATCCGCGAAGAGGTCGGGCTGGATATCGTCGATCCAGAACCCTGGACCTTCGTCTCCCACCCCTACGACGATTTTCATCTACTGATGCCGGTTTTTTCCTGCCGCCAGTGGTCTGGTACGCCCCAACCTCTGGAGGTGGCGGATCTGGGTTGGTTTCATCTCGAAGAGATGGCCCGGCTCCCCTTTCCACCGGCAGATTGGCCCCTGGTGGAAAAATTGAAGGCGGAAGAGATCCGTTCGGCATCATGCCAAAAAAAGCCTTGA
- a CDS encoding nitrogen fixation protein NifQ: protein MVISDLFYLTQPALGLGSPNPGFVSQMLESQRQGRSAMPLRLGLAKTAFVRMIRYYRLEKKPAPGWDIPQQHPSFMPERNDLLHLLHDHRTVPHHEAQWMATIVVTACSGSDHLWSDLGLRHRDDLSRLLLHNFRTLAQRNTGDMKWKKFLYRQLWEQEGFSLCAAPSCHVCPDCPPCFGLEHPVAQ, encoded by the coding sequence ATGGTCATCTCTGATCTGTTCTATCTGACACAACCGGCTCTTGGTCTGGGCAGCCCCAACCCGGGGTTTGTCAGCCAGATGTTGGAGAGTCAGCGTCAGGGACGGAGCGCCATGCCCCTGCGTCTGGGGCTTGCCAAAACGGCCTTTGTGCGGATGATTCGTTACTATCGTCTGGAGAAAAAGCCGGCGCCGGGTTGGGATATTCCCCAGCAACACCCCTCCTTCATGCCGGAACGCAATGATCTGCTCCATCTGCTCCATGATCATCGTACCGTACCCCACCACGAGGCTCAGTGGATGGCAACCATCGTTGTCACCGCCTGTTCCGGGTCGGACCATCTGTGGTCGGACCTGGGACTGCGCCATCGGGATGATCTCAGCCGCCTGCTGCTGCACAATTTTCGCACCCTGGCCCAACGCAACACGGGCGATATGAAATGGAAAAAATTTCTTTATCGCCAACTGTGGGAGCAGGAGGGGTTTTCACTTTGCGCAGCGCCTTCCTGCCACGTTTGTCCAGATTGCCCCCCATGTTTCGGTCTCGAACACCCCGTAGCGCAGTGA
- a CDS encoding methyltransferase domain-containing protein yields MTMESHVHQRYAQGAREVVPALCCPVSYDSALLALLPREIIDRDYGCGDPSRYVQPGDTVLDLGSGAGKICYIAAQLVGESGRVIGIDMNDEMLALARKYQPEMAHKLGSDRVSFRKGRIQDLALDLESLGHWLVAHPVTDLASLTLLEQHQHRMRHQDPMIPDASVDLVISNCVLNLVDDTLKSQLVREIVRVLKPGGRVAISDIVADAPIPQTLKQNPELWTGCISGAFTETDFVRAFREAGLTGVTIDKWETTPWQVMEGIEFRSVTLTAVKHSITQQTEGGHAILYRGPFACVEDDLGNRFPVGVRMAVSREAHARMGCAPFVDHVVRFAPLRPQLPTPYLAPPGAERPASAGRGGQVQSVGQGERKPCGPAGGGGKCC; encoded by the coding sequence ATGACCATGGAATCTCACGTTCACCAACGTTACGCCCAGGGAGCCAGGGAGGTTGTGCCGGCCCTATGCTGTCCTGTCTCCTATGACAGCGCCCTGTTGGCGCTGCTGCCCCGGGAGATCATCGACCGGGATTATGGCTGTGGCGACCCTTCCCGCTACGTACAACCAGGCGATACCGTTCTCGATCTGGGATCGGGTGCGGGAAAGATCTGCTACATCGCCGCTCAGTTGGTGGGGGAGTCGGGCCGGGTTATCGGTATCGACATGAACGATGAGATGCTGGCCCTGGCGCGCAAATATCAACCGGAAATGGCCCATAAACTGGGAAGCGACCGGGTCTCTTTTCGCAAAGGCCGCATTCAGGATTTGGCCCTGGATCTGGAATCCCTGGGCCATTGGCTGGTTGCCCATCCGGTGACCGACCTGGCATCCCTGACCCTGCTCGAACAACATCAACACCGCATGCGTCACCAGGATCCCATGATCCCGGATGCCTCTGTCGATCTTGTCATCTCCAATTGCGTTCTCAACCTTGTGGATGACACCCTGAAGTCCCAGTTGGTAAGGGAGATTGTTCGTGTGCTCAAACCAGGCGGGCGGGTTGCCATCTCCGACATCGTTGCCGATGCCCCGATTCCCCAAACCCTGAAACAAAATCCGGAACTCTGGACCGGCTGCATCTCCGGCGCCTTCACCGAAACGGATTTTGTTCGCGCATTTCGAGAGGCAGGTTTGACCGGCGTCACCATCGACAAATGGGAAACCACCCCCTGGCAGGTCATGGAGGGGATCGAATTTCGTTCCGTCACCCTGACGGCAGTCAAGCATTCCATCACGCAGCAAACCGAAGGGGGGCATGCCATCCTTTATCGCGGTCCCTTTGCCTGTGTCGAAGATGACCTGGGCAACCGTTTCCCGGTGGGGGTGCGCATGGCTGTTTCCCGCGAAGCCCATGCCCGCATGGGTTGTGCGCCTTTTGTGGATCATGTCGTGCGCTTTGCCCCCTTGCGCCCACAACTTCCCACACCCTATCTGGCCCCCCCAGGCGCCGAGCGACCTGCCTCAGCCGGGCGCGGCGGCCAGGTGCAGAGCGTGGGTCAAGGCGAACGGAAGCCGTGTGGACCGGCGGGGGGAGGGGGTAAATGCTGTTGA
- a CDS encoding UDP-3-O-(3-hydroxymyristoyl)glucosamine N-acyltransferase — MKLSDIASALALQQLGPDVPITGVAPVESAGAGDLTYVTKKNLLAQTQAAAALLLPPELAEASDKPRLVTTHPAMDLGRTGRLFGLPELTLAGVHPSAVIDPTATLGADVAVGPLAVIGPHVTIGEGSVIHAGVVIHARCSVGARCVIHSHAVIGSDGFGFEFVAGRHERIPHFGAVEIEDDVHIGASTTIDRARFGMTRIGSGTRIDNLVQIAHNVQIGRHVIIISQVGIAGSCQIGDGAVLAGQAGLVPHVTIGPGARIGASTGVATDVPPGAAWSGWWGKEHRKNMVEVNCLRMLPEFMKQVRNFMKKSEG; from the coding sequence ATGAAATTGTCCGACATCGCCAGCGCTCTTGCCTTGCAGCAGCTGGGGCCCGACGTACCCATTACCGGCGTCGCTCCGGTGGAAAGTGCTGGGGCGGGGGATTTGACTTACGTCACCAAAAAAAATCTTCTGGCCCAGACCCAGGCTGCCGCTGCCCTGCTCCTTCCACCTGAGTTGGCCGAAGCGAGTGACAAGCCACGTCTGGTCACCACCCATCCGGCCATGGACCTGGGCCGCACCGGGCGTCTGTTTGGCCTCCCGGAGCTGACTCTCGCCGGCGTTCACCCCAGTGCCGTCATTGACCCGACGGCCACCTTGGGTGCCGATGTCGCTGTTGGCCCCCTGGCTGTCATTGGGCCCCATGTGACCATAGGCGAAGGCAGTGTGATCCATGCCGGCGTCGTCATACACGCACGCTGTAGCGTCGGTGCTCGTTGTGTCATCCACAGCCATGCCGTGATCGGTTCCGACGGCTTTGGGTTTGAGTTTGTCGCCGGTCGCCATGAGCGCATTCCCCATTTTGGCGCCGTCGAGATTGAAGACGATGTGCATATCGGCGCCTCCACTACCATAGACCGGGCGCGGTTTGGCATGACTCGTATCGGCTCCGGTACCCGTATCGACAATCTGGTCCAAATTGCCCACAACGTCCAGATTGGCCGACATGTCATCATCATCTCCCAGGTCGGCATCGCTGGTTCCTGCCAGATTGGCGACGGCGCCGTCCTGGCTGGGCAAGCCGGTCTTGTCCCACACGTCACCATCGGCCCGGGCGCCCGGATCGGTGCCAGCACCGGGGTCGCCACCGATGTTCCCCCCGGAGCCGCCTGGTCGGGTTGGTGGGGTAAGGAGCATCGGAAAAATATGGTTGAAGTCAATTGCTTGCGAATGCTTCCCGAGTTTATGAAACAAGTCAGGAATTTTATGAAAAAGTCGGAGGGTTGA
- the rodA gene encoding rod shape-determining protein RodA, with product MSRANDNKNFLSSEDAVALRLRERLVRFPWGLMLLLTLAACIGFIVLLSAVGKHNVNMLISQVIRFSFTLILMVVLAMANEKVYRRYAYLVYGLILLMLTAVAVMGDIGMGARRWLEIGFVRLQPSEMMKAAIVLALARYFHDQSVAKLRLRDILIPLGIILAPLVLIVHQPDLGTAVLLAVISGAVIFVAGLSWNAILAIFIIIPASTPLFWNLLHDYQKRRILTLFFPEGDPLGAGYHIIQSKIAVGSGGLTGKGFMGGSQSHLDFLPERHTDFIFSVLAEEWGFMGAMTLIVIYGLITLRGLTIAAMARDRFGLLLASGLLSLFLFQVVINIGMVIGLLPVVGIPLPLVSYGGSSMMTIMLAMGLLAHVSIHSKQHGRAV from the coding sequence ATGTCCCGGGCAAATGATAACAAAAATTTTCTCTCCTCCGAAGACGCTGTCGCCCTGCGCCTTCGGGAGCGTCTGGTGCGGTTTCCCTGGGGTTTGATGCTTTTGCTCACCTTGGCGGCCTGTATCGGCTTCATCGTGTTGTTATCCGCTGTCGGTAAGCATAATGTCAACATGTTGATCAGCCAGGTTATTCGTTTCAGTTTCACGTTGATCCTCATGGTGGTTCTGGCCATGGCCAACGAAAAGGTCTACCGGCGTTATGCTTATCTTGTTTACGGTCTGATCCTGTTGATGCTGACAGCCGTGGCGGTTATGGGGGATATTGGCATGGGGGCGCGCCGCTGGCTGGAGATCGGCTTTGTGCGCCTGCAACCCTCGGAAATGATGAAAGCGGCCATCGTGTTGGCCTTGGCCCGCTATTTTCACGATCAATCCGTGGCGAAGCTTCGGCTCCGGGATATCCTGATTCCTCTTGGCATTATCCTGGCGCCCCTGGTCCTGATCGTTCATCAACCCGACCTGGGTACCGCCGTCCTGTTGGCGGTCATCAGCGGTGCTGTCATCTTTGTCGCCGGGCTCTCCTGGAACGCAATCCTGGCCATTTTTATCATCATTCCCGCCTCCACGCCTCTGTTTTGGAACCTGCTCCACGATTACCAGAAACGCCGTATCCTGACTCTCTTCTTCCCGGAGGGCGATCCTTTGGGGGCCGGATACCACATCATCCAGTCCAAGATTGCCGTTGGTTCCGGTGGTTTGACCGGCAAGGGTTTCATGGGGGGCAGCCAAAGTCATCTGGATTTTCTCCCGGAACGCCATACCGACTTCATTTTTTCGGTTCTGGCGGAGGAGTGGGGTTTCATGGGGGCCATGACCCTGATCGTCATCTACGGTCTGATCACTCTGCGGGGCCTGACCATCGCCGCCATGGCCCGGGATCGTTTTGGTCTGCTGTTGGCATCGGGGCTGCTTTCCCTGTTTTTGTTTCAGGTTGTCATCAACATCGGCATGGTCATTGGTCTTTTGCCCGTGGTCGGTATTCCTCTTCCGCTGGTCAGTTATGGTGGCAGCTCGATGATGACCATCATGCTGGCCATGGGGCTTCTGGCACACGTGAGCATCCACTCCAAACAGCACGGTCGCGCCGTGTAG
- the mrdA gene encoding penicillin-binding protein 2, translating into MLEDDHELFRVDARRRLLIIGGVGSVCFSILGVRLFHLQLLKGGEYRDLAENNRISLQPVPAPRGHIFDRNGEILVENRPDYRLTIIPELSGNLPRILKRLRRYIEITDKEIEGILKQARKQRSFLPVKIKSHLTWTEVSRIEVRNHHFPGAIIQIQSRRHYPYGSLASHALGYLGEINERDKQDIATTQRSDDGFISGSNRDVQDIRFRSGDLVGKTGIERSFETVLRGREGVREMEVNALGRQVRELGHTSPVPGEDLYLTLDMDLQRDVEEAMGDKLGSVVVLDPRSGEVLAMVSRPAYDPNAFIQGFGPGQWRSLITNPGRPLTNKAIQGQYPPGSTFKMVVALAGLSEGRISPHDRVGCSGHVEREKVRFHCWKRGGHGSMDMVQAIAQSCDVYFYRLADKIGIDALERYAHKFGFGESSGIRLVGERSGIMPSREWKRMHHHASWYPGETLITAIGQGYVMATPLQLANMVATIANGGVLHQPTLVRPVNPFTPIVRRRIRIDSRHLAVVRTGMEEVVNGSHGTARQAAPKGVRAAGKTGTSQVVRQKRDENGRPILSNDPRFQDHALFVSYAPVEAPEMAIAVVIEHGGHGGSAAAPIAREIIERYFARKRTSVEA; encoded by the coding sequence ATGCTCGAAGACGATCATGAGCTTTTTCGGGTTGATGCCCGCCGTCGCCTTCTGATCATCGGTGGCGTGGGGAGTGTCTGTTTCTCCATTCTGGGGGTGCGCCTTTTCCATCTACAGTTGCTCAAGGGGGGGGAGTATCGTGACCTCGCCGAGAACAACCGCATCAGCCTGCAACCTGTTCCTGCTCCACGTGGGCATATTTTTGATCGCAATGGCGAAATCCTGGTGGAAAACCGGCCCGACTACCGCTTGACCATCATTCCCGAGCTTTCCGGAAACCTGCCCAGGATCCTCAAGAGGCTGAGACGTTACATCGAAATCACCGACAAGGAGATCGAAGGTATCCTGAAGCAGGCGCGCAAACAACGTTCGTTTCTGCCGGTCAAGATCAAATCGCATCTCACCTGGACTGAAGTCAGCCGCATCGAGGTGCGCAACCATCACTTTCCCGGCGCCATCATCCAGATACAATCCCGCAGGCACTACCCTTATGGCAGCCTGGCCTCGCACGCCCTTGGCTATCTGGGGGAGATCAACGAAAGAGACAAACAGGACATTGCCACGACCCAACGTTCGGATGATGGATTCATCTCCGGTTCCAACCGCGATGTACAGGATATCCGCTTTCGTTCTGGAGATCTGGTCGGCAAGACCGGCATTGAACGCAGTTTTGAAACTGTGCTGCGTGGCCGGGAGGGGGTCCGGGAAATGGAAGTCAATGCCCTGGGCCGTCAGGTGCGCGAACTGGGCCACACCTCTCCGGTACCGGGTGAGGATCTTTACCTGACCTTGGACATGGATCTGCAAAGGGATGTGGAAGAGGCCATGGGAGACAAGCTTGGATCCGTCGTTGTCCTGGATCCGCGTTCCGGCGAAGTCCTGGCCATGGTCAGTCGCCCCGCTTATGATCCCAATGCGTTTATCCAGGGTTTTGGTCCGGGTCAATGGCGCTCTCTGATCACCAATCCTGGACGTCCGCTGACCAACAAAGCCATCCAGGGTCAATACCCTCCCGGTTCAACCTTCAAGATGGTCGTGGCTCTGGCCGGCCTGAGCGAAGGCAGGATCTCGCCGCATGACCGGGTTGGTTGCAGTGGCCACGTCGAACGGGAAAAGGTCCGTTTCCATTGCTGGAAAAGAGGTGGACATGGTTCCATGGATATGGTCCAGGCCATCGCCCAATCCTGCGACGTCTATTTTTACAGGTTGGCGGACAAGATTGGCATCGATGCCCTGGAACGGTATGCCCATAAATTCGGTTTTGGTGAGTCTTCCGGTATCCGTCTGGTGGGTGAGCGTTCGGGCATCATGCCCTCCAGGGAGTGGAAACGCATGCATCATCACGCCTCCTGGTATCCCGGCGAGACCCTGATCACCGCTATTGGTCAGGGGTATGTCATGGCGACCCCTTTGCAGTTGGCCAACATGGTGGCCACCATCGCCAACGGTGGTGTTCTTCATCAACCGACCCTGGTGCGTCCGGTCAATCCATTCACTCCGATTGTCCGTCGCCGGATTCGCATCGATTCCCGTCACCTGGCCGTGGTCAGGACTGGTATGGAAGAGGTTGTCAACGGATCTCACGGAACGGCGCGCCAGGCAGCCCCCAAAGGCGTTCGGGCCGCAGGAAAAACCGGCACATCCCAGGTCGTGCGCCAAAAACGGGATGAGAATGGTCGGCCCATCCTCTCAAACGACCCCCGTTTCCAGGACCATGCCCTTTTCGTCTCCTATGCCCCGGTGGAAGCGCCAGAGATGGCCATTGCCGTGGTGATCGAGCACGGGGGTCATGGGGGATCTGCTGCCGCTCCCATCGCCCGGGAGATCATCGAACGTTATTTTGCCCGCAAACGTACCAGCGTGGAGGCGTGA
- the mreD gene encoding rod shape-determining protein MreD, with protein MIGALFAPWIPALTLLLATALQELALPWSGWQFFRPNLVLICLFYWRLYRPDRCGSGLAFISGLAVDSLTTLPLGLSAITQILVILLVGRFGNRLRATDFLLLIPVLGVISLLEQLLQLGMMSLFQYPGACWFHMVDRSLATALAAAPLVAVLIRVHRQWMEST; from the coding sequence GTGATCGGCGCCTTGTTCGCTCCCTGGATCCCGGCGTTGACCCTTCTGCTGGCCACTGCCTTGCAGGAGCTGGCGCTCCCCTGGTCGGGTTGGCAATTTTTTCGTCCCAATCTGGTGCTGATCTGTCTGTTCTATTGGCGTTTGTACCGCCCGGACAGGTGTGGTTCAGGTTTGGCGTTCATCAGTGGCTTGGCCGTAGACTCCCTGACGACCCTGCCTTTGGGACTCTCGGCCATCACCCAAATTTTGGTCATTCTGCTGGTGGGTCGTTTTGGCAACCGCCTGCGCGCCACCGATTTTTTACTCCTGATTCCAGTGCTGGGCGTGATCAGCCTGTTGGAGCAGCTTCTTCAATTGGGTATGATGTCCTTGTTCCAGTACCCCGGTGCATGCTGGTTCCACATGGTTGATCGCTCCCTGGCCACTGCGCTGGCAGCAGCCCCTTTGGTGGCGGTCCTGATCCGGGTCCACCGCCAATGGATGGAGAGTACCTGA